The Hypomesus transpacificus isolate Combined female chromosome 3, fHypTra1, whole genome shotgun sequence genome has a window encoding:
- the lamtor3 gene encoding ragulator complex protein LAMTOR3, producing MALADDLKRYLYKQLPSVEGLHAIVVTDRDGVPVIKVANDNAPEYALRPGFLSTFALATDQGSKLGLSKNKSIICYYSTYQIVQFNRLPLVISFIACSSANTGLIITLENDLVPLIEELRQVVEVA from the exons ATGGCTTTGGCTGAT GATTTGAAGAGATACCTGTACAAACAGTTACCAAG TGTGGAAGGTCTTCATGCAATAGTGGTGACAGACAGGGACGGTGTCCCAGTTATTAAAG TTGCAAATGACAACGCTCCCGAATATGCACTCCGGCCCGGGTTTCTCTCCACATTTGCCCTGGCCACTGATCAGGGTAGCAAGCTGGGCCTATCCAAAAACAAGAGCATCATCTGCTACTACAGCACATATCAG ATTGTGCAGTTCAATCGACTACCACTGGTTATCAGTTTCATTGCATGTAGTAGTGCCAACACAG GTTTGATAATCACCCTGGAGAATGACCTTGTGCCACTCATTGAAGAGTTGAGACAAGTAGTGGAGGTTGCTTAA